Proteins co-encoded in one Triplophysa dalaica isolate WHDGS20190420 chromosome 16, ASM1584641v1, whole genome shotgun sequence genomic window:
- the mrpl18 gene encoding 39S ribosomal protein L18, mitochondrial, producing the protein MALFTDVCRSVRTLLIQCQRSTAAAAWIHCQSYRRFTQRALKPEPVDSDNEAINKTFVNRNPRNLEQMALAVKDRGWATVWPSRQYYHRLVFRRSQQHITAEVFSSDSIVPVLSCSTKEWAVKRQLGSTRSVAACRAVGEVLAKRCLEAGLTRIVYREVPWKFRSEASQTFWTAMKEGGVTLNEPRRKFI; encoded by the exons ATGGCTTTGTTCACTGATGTGTGTCGTAGTGTTCGCACTCTCTTAATTCAATGTCAGAGATctacagcagcagcagcatggATTCACTGCCAGTCAT ATCGGAGGTTTACTCAGAGAGCACTTAAGCCAGAGCCAGTGGATAGCGATAATGAAGccatcaataaaacatttgttaaccGAAACCCAAGAAACTTGGAACAGATGGCCCTTGCAGTAAAGGATCGTGGCTGGGCCACAGTCTGGCCCTCTAGACAGTATTATCACAG GTTGGTGTTCAGGCGCTCACAGCAACACATCACAGCTGAGGTGTTCTCCAGTGACTCAATAGTCCCTGTGCTCTCTTGCTCCACTAAAGAGTGGGCAGTGAAGCGGCAGCTGGGCTCCACACGCTCTGTAGCAGCTTGTCGTGCTGTAGGTGAGGTGCTTGCCAAGAGATGTCTTGAAGCAGGCCTCACACGGATTGTTTATCGAGAGGTGCCGTGGAAGTTTCGGTCAGAGGCG AGTCAGACGTTCTGGACAGCCATGAAAGAGGGTGGCGTTACACTCAACGAACCAAGGcgaaaattcatttaa